A single Eubalaena glacialis isolate mEubGla1 chromosome 18, mEubGla1.1.hap2.+ XY, whole genome shotgun sequence DNA region contains:
- the GSK3A gene encoding glycogen synthase kinase-3 alpha: MSGGAPSGSGPGGSGRARTSSFAEPGGGGGGGGGGPGGSASGPGGSGGGKTSVGAMGGGVGASSSGGGPSGSGGGGSGGPGAGTSFPPPGVKLGRDSGKVTTVVATLGQGPERSQEVAYTDIKVIGSGSFGVVYQARLADTRELVAIKKVLQDKRFKNRELQIMRKLDHCNIVRLRYFFYSSGEKKDELYLNLVLEYVPETVYRVARHFTKAKLTIPIIYVKVYMYQLFRSLAYIHSQGVCHRDIKPQNLLVDPDTAVLKLCDFGSAKQLVRGEPNVSYICSRYYRAPELIFGATDYTSSIDVWSAGCVLAELLLGQPIFPGDSGVDQLVEIIKVLGTPTREQIREMNPNYTEFKFPQIKAHPWTKVFKSRTPPEAIALCSSLLEYTPSSRLSPLEACAHSFFDELRCPGTQLPNNRPLPPLFNFSPGELTIQPSLNAILIPPHLRSPAGTASLTPSSQALSEAQTGPDWQSTDATAPLTNSS; encoded by the exons ATGAGCGGTGGCGCGCCTTCGGGGAGCGGCCCTGGGGGCTCGGGCCGGGCGCGGACCAGCTCATTCGCGGAgccaggcggcggcggcggcggcggcggtggcggcccCGGGGGTTCGGCTTCTGGCCCAGGCGGCAGTGGCGGCGGGAAGACGTCAGTCGGAGCCATGGGCGGGGGCGTGGGGGCCTCGAGCTCCGGGGGTGGCCCCAGCGGCAGCGGCGGAGGAGGCAGCGGCGGCCCCGGCGCGGGCACCAGCTTCCCGCCGCCCGGAGTGAAGCTGGGCC GTGACAGTGGGAAGGTGACCACAGTGGTAGCCACTCTAGGCCAAGGCCCAGAGCGCTCCCAGGAGGTGGCTTACACAGACATCAAAGTGATTGGCAGTGGCTCATTTGGGGTCGTGTACCAGGCACGGCTGGCAGACACGAGGGAATTGGTGGCCATCAAGAAGGTTCTCCAGGACAAGAGGTTCAAG AACCGAGAGCTGCAGATTATGCGTAAGCTGGACCACTGCAATATCGTGAGGCTGAGATACTTTTTCTactccagtggggagaag AAAGACGAGCTTTATCTAAATCTGGTGCTGGAATATGTGCCCGAGACGGTGTACCGGGTGGCCCGCCATTTTACCAAGGCCAAGTTGACTATCCCTATCATCTATGTCAAg GTGTACATGTACCAGCTCTTCCGGAGCTTGGCCTACATCCACTCCCAGGGTGTGTGTCACCGCGACATCAAGCCCCAGAACCTGCTGGTGGACCCCGACACCGCTGTCCTCAAGCTCTGCGATTTTGGCAG TGCAAAGCAGCTGGTCCGAGGAGAGCCCAATGTCTCCTACATCTGTTCTCGCTACTACCGGGCCCCAGAGCTGATCTTCGGAGCCACTGATTACACCTCATCCATCG ATGTGTGGTCAGCTGGCTGCGTACTGGCTGAGCTCCTCCTGGGCCAGCCCATCTTCCCTGGGGACAGTGGGGTAGACCAGCTGGTGGAGATCATCAAG GTGCTGGGAACACCAACCCGGGAACAGATTCGAGAGATGAACCCCAACTACACGGAGTTCAAGTTCCCCCAGATTAAAGCTCACCCCTGGACAAAG gTGTTCAAATCCCGAACGCCACCTGAGGCCATCGCGCTCTGCTCTAGCCTGCTGGAGTACACACCGTCCTCGAGGCTCTCCCCGCTGGAGGCCTGTGCCCACAGCTTCTTTGATGAACTGCGATGTCCTGGAACCCAGCTCCCCAACAACCGCCCGCTTCCCCCCCTCTTCAATTTCAGTCCTGGCG AACTCACCATCCAACCATCTCTCAACGCCATTCTCATCCCTCCTCACTTGAGGTCCCCGGCGGGCACTGCCTCCCTCACCCCATCCTCACAAG cTTTAAGTGAGGCTCAGACCGGCCCGGACTGGCAGTCGACCGATGCCACAGCTCCCCTCACTAACTCTTCCTGA
- the ZNF526 gene encoding zinc finger protein 526, translated as MAEVAAEAAEVAEMPTQMSPGAVEMSTPMLGEKMEMLTEVTEMTPGEALASSLFFQFMCSECGSLYNTLEEVLSHQEQHVPTVTEEEALTTQDTGLEPELVPGTEDGPFQCGECSQLILSPSELLAHQDAHLRESASQIQYQCGDCQELFPSPELWVAHRKAQHLSAAAAAKPPVPPPLPPLPSPPPPPAPPEVRMEPYECPECSALCTTPEEFLEHQGTHFDSLEKEERNGLEEEEEEEDEEDDDEETEDEEEAAAEAGDDAKGADKSTAGQAQGCGDCPQHCTSAGARRRHRRASRGPASAAHPFHCSQCQRSFSSANRLLAHGRAHVGGTHECTTCSKVFKKAASLEQHLRLHRGEARYLCVDCGRGFSTELTLVAHRRAHTANPLHRCRCGKTFSNMTKFLYHRRTHAGKSGAPPTAAAAAAAASPAPAESTPPPLPPAPPAQLPCPQCSKSFASASRLSRHRRAVHGPPERRHRCGVCGKGFKKLVHVRNHLRTHTGERPFQCHSCGKTFASLANLSRHQLTHTGVRPYQCLDCGKRFTQSSNLQQHRRLHLRPVAFARAPRLPITGLYNKSPYYCGTCGRWFRAMAGLRLHQRVHAQARTMTLQPPRSPPPAPPPPPEPQQTIMCTELGETIAIIETSQPLALVDTLQLCQAALGATEASGLLQLDTAFV; from the coding sequence ATGGCAGAGGTGGCGGCTGAGGCAGCTGAAGTGGCTGAGATGCCAACACAGATGTCACCAGGGGCAGTGGAGATGTCAACACCGATGTTAGGGGAGAAAATGGAGATGTTAACGGAGGTGACTGAGATGACACCTGGGGAGGCCCTTGCCTCATCCCTCTTCTTCCAGTTCATGTGCTCTGAATGTGGCAGCCTCTACAACACACTGGAAGAAGTCCTCTCACACCAGGAGCAGCATGTGCCCACTGTCACAGAGGAGGAGGCGCTGACCACCCAGGACACTGGCCTGGAGCCGGAGctggtgccaggcactgaggatgGGCCTTTCCAGTGCGGTGAGTGCAGCCAGCTCATCCTCTCCCCCAGCGAGCTCCTGGCCCACCAGGATGCCCACCTGCGGGAGTCTGCAAGCCAGATCCAGTACCAGTGTGGAGACTGCCAGGAGCTGTTTCCCTCACCTGAGCTGTGGGTGGCTCATCGGAAGGCCCAGCACCTTTCTGCTGCTGCAGCAGCTAAACCTCCGGTGCCGcctcctctgcctcccctcccctccccacctccaccccctgctCCACCCGAAGTCAGGATGGAGCCCTATGAGTGTCCTGAGTGCTCTGCCCTGTGTACCACCCCTGAGGAGTTCTTGGAGCACCAGGGCACCCACTTTGACtccctagagaaagaagagcgcAACGGgctagaggaggaggaggaggaggaggatgaagaagaTGACGACGAAGAGACAGAGGACGAGGAAGAGGCAGCAGCAGAGGCTGGTGATGATGCTAAGGGAGCTGACAAGTCCACAGCCGGCCAGGCCCAGGGCTGTGGGGATTGTCCTCAACACTGCACCTCAGCAGGGGCACGCCGGCGACACCGGCGGGCGTCCCGTGGCCCAGCGTCAGCGGCTCACCCCTTCCACTGCAGCCAGTGCCAGCGCAGCTTCAGCTCGGCAAACCGGCTTCTGGCTCACGGGCGGGCCCATGTTGGTGGCACACACGAATGTACGACCTGCTCCAAGGTCTTCAAGAAAGCAGCCTCACTGGAGCAGCACCTGCGGCTGCACCGTGGCGAAGCCCGCTACCTCTGCGTGGACTGCGGCCGTGGCTTCAGCACAGAGCTCACGTTGGTGGCCCACCGGCGGGCCCACACCGCCAACCCACTGCACCGCTGCCGCTGCGGCAAAACGTTCAGCAACATGACCAAGTTCCTCTACCACCGGCGCACTCACGCCGGCAAGAGCGGGGCACCTcccacggcggcggcggcggcggcggctgcctCCCCGGCTCCTGCCGAGTCCACGCCCCCGCCGCTGCCCCCTGCACCACCCGCCCAGCTGCCCTGCCCGCAGTGCTCTAAGTCCTTTGCCTCCGCCTCCCGGCTCTCCCGGCACCGGCGTGCGGTCCACGGGCCCCCTGAGCGGCGACACCGCTGCGGTGTCTGTGGCAAGGGCTTCAAGAAGCTGGTCCACGTGCGCAACCATCTGCGGACGCACACGGGCGAGAGGCCCTTCCAGTGCCATTCCTGTGGCAAGACTTTTGCTTCTCTGGCCAACCTCAGCCGCCACCAGCTGACCCACACGGGTGTGCGTCCCTACCAGTGCCTGGACTGTGGCAAGCGCTTCACGCAGAGCTCCAACCTGCAGCAGCACCGGAGGCTGCACCTGCGGCCAGTCGCCTTTGCCCGTGCGCCCCGCCTCCCCATCACCGGTCTCTACAACAAGAGCCCCTACTACTGCGGGACCTGCGGCCGCTGGTTCCGTGCCATGGCGGGCCTGCGACTGCATCAGCGGGTCCACGCCCAAGCTCGGACGATGACACTGCAGCCTCCCAGATCACCCCctcctgccccgcccccaccccccgagCCTCAGCAGACTATCATGTGCACTGAGCTCGGGGAGACCATTGCCATCATCGAGACGTCCCAGCCACTGGCACTTGTGGACACGCTGCAGCTGTGCCAGGCGGCACTGGGGGCCACTGAAGCGAGCGGGCTGTTGCAATTGGACACGGCCTTTGTGTGA